From the Musa acuminata AAA Group cultivar baxijiao chromosome BXJ1-2, Cavendish_Baxijiao_AAA, whole genome shotgun sequence genome, one window contains:
- the LOC103971065 gene encoding lon protease homolog 2, peroxisomal: protein MVELAELPSRLAILPFRNKVLLPGAIIRIRCTSPSSVKLVEQELWHKEEKGLIGVLPVRDTEAAAVGSMIAPGMGSDSGEQSLKAKADVGEFQNQDANNEQELMHWHHRGVAARALHLSRGVEKPSGRVTYIVVLEGLCRISVQELSTRGTYYVARISRLDLTKSELEQAEQDPDLVLLSRQFKATAMELISVLEQKQKTVGRTKVLLETVPVYRLADIFVASFEISFEEQLSMLDSIDLKVRLSKATELVERHLQSIRVAEKITQKVEGQLSKSQKEFLLRLQMRAIKEELGDNDDDEDDLATLERKMQSAGMPPNIWKHAQRELRQLKKMQPQQPGYGSSHGYLEILVDLPWQKVSEEPELDLKAAKESLDRDHYGLVKVKQRIIEYLAVRKLKPDVGGPVLCFVGPPGVGKTSLASSIAAALNRKSVRISLGGVKDEADIRGHRRTYIGSMPGRLIDGLKRVAVSNPVMLLDEIDKTGSDVRGDPASALLEVLDPEQNKTFNDHYLNVPFDLSKVIFVATANRIQPIPLPLLDRMEVIELPGYTPDEKLNIAMKHLIPRVLDQHGLSSELLQIPEGMVTLIIQRYTREAGVRNLERNLATLARAAAVKVAEQDSTMQLSKDVHPMTTSFLDTRVADGADIETEVIPTSVSRQEISNSFTSALVMLVDEAMVEKVLGPPRFDDSETADRLATPGVSVGLVWTSFGGEVQFVEATAMMGKGDLHLTGQLGDVIKESAQIALTWVRTRVADLKLSATGEINLLENQDIHIHFPAGAVPKDGPSAGVTLVTSLVSLFSQRKVRADTAMTGEMTLRGLVLPVGGIKDKILAAHRYGIKRVILPERNLKDLTEVPSAVLGGMEMLLVKRIEDVLEQAFEGGFPWKQHSKL from the exons ATGGTAGAATTGGCGGAGCTGCCGAGTCGCCTAGCGATCCTGCCCTTCAGGAACAAGGTCCTCTTGCCTGGGGCCATCATCCGTATCCGCTGTACTTCGCCGAGCAG TGTGAAATTGGTGGAGCAAGAGCTGTGGCATAAGGAAGAGAAGGGTTTGATTGGCGTGCTTCCAGTTAGGGATACTGAGGCTGCCGCCGTGGGGTCAATGATAGCTCCAG GTATGGGGAGCGATTCAGGGGAGCAAAGTCTGAAAGCAAAAGCAGATGTGGGAGAATTTCAGAATCAGGATGCAAACAACGAGCAGGAACTTATGCACTGGCACCACAG AGGAGTTGCTGCTAGAGCTTTGCACCTCTCCCGAGGAGTTGAAAAACCAAGTGGGAGGGTTACCTACATTGTTGTTCTTGAAGGGTTGTGCAGGATCAGTGTTCAGGAACTCAGTACAAGAGGAACATATTATGTTGCACGTATCAGCCGTCTTGATTTGACAAAGTCTG AGCTGGAGCAAGCAGAACAAGATCCAGATCTTGTTCTGCTATCTCGCCAGTTTAAAGCTACTGCCATGGAGCTAATTTCTGTTCTTGAGCAG AAGCAGAAAACTGTTGGTAGGACAAAAGTTCTTCTTGAGACAGTTCCTGTGTATAGGCTGGCGGACATATTTGTTGCTAGCTTTGAGATAAGCTTTGAGGAGCAGTTATCAATGCTAGATTCAATTGATTTAAAGGTTCGACTCTCAAAGGCAACTGAATTAGTGGAGAGACACTTGCAG TCGATTCGTGTGGCAGAAAAAATAACTCAAAAGGTTGAGGGTCAGTTATCAAAATCACAGAAAGAATTTCTTCTCAGACTGCAG ATGAGGGCTATAAAGGAAGAACttggtgataatgatgatgatgaggatgatTTGGCTACCTTGGAGAGAAAGATGCAGAGTGCAGGAATGCCTCCTAATATATGGAAGCATGCTCAAAGAGAACTTAG GCAACTGAAAAAGATGCAGCCTCAGCAGCCTGGATATGGCAGTTCACATGGATACTTAGAGATTCTTGTGGATCTTCCATGGCAGAAAGTCAGTGAAGAACCTGAACTTGATCTTAAAGCTGCCAAAGAAAGTCTCGATCGTGATCACTATGGGCTGGTCAAAGTTAAACAACGGATCATTGAATATCTAGCTGTTCGAAAG CTTAAACCAGATGTCGGAGGTCCTGTGCTTTGTTTTGTTGGTCCACCTGGAGTTGGAAAGACATCATTGGCATCATCAATTGCAGCTGCTCTGAATAGAAAATCTGTACGTATATCTCTAGGTGGTGTCAAGGATGAGGCTGATATAAGAGGACACCGAAGGACGTACATCGGAAGCATGCCAGGACGTTTAATTGATGGATTAAAG AGAGTGGCTGTTAGCAATCCGGTTATGCTGCTTGATGAAATTGACAAGACAGGTTCTGATGTTCGTGGGGATCCTGCATCAGCATTATTGGAAGTCCTTGACCCAGAGCAGAACAAGACTTTTAATGATCA TTATTTGAACGTCCCCTTTGACCTGTCAAAGGTAATTTTTGTTGCGACTGCAAATAGAATTCAACCTATTCCTCTGCCACTCTTGGATCGGATGGAAGTCATTGAGCTTCCTGGATATACACCTGATGAAAAGCTGAATATAGCCATGAAGCATCTTATACCACGAGTCTTAGACCAGCATGGTTTAAGCTCTGAGCTCCTCCAAATTCCTGAG GGTATGGTGACGCTAATAATTCAGAGATATACTAGAGAAGCTGGTGTACGTAATCTGGAGAGGAACCTAGCTACTTTGGCTCGTGCTGCTGCTGTCAAGGTTGCTGAGCAAGATTCCACCATGCAACTTAGCAAAGATGTACACCCAATGACAACTTCCTTTTTGGACACACGAGTTGCTGATGGTGCTGACATTGAAACGGAAGTTATTCCTACGAGCGTCAGTAGACAGGAGATATCAAATTCTTTCACAAGTGCCTTGGTGATGCTTGTAGATGAGGCTATGGTGGAAAAAGTGCTTGGG CCTCCTAGATTTGATGATAGTGAGACTGCAGATCGGTTAGCAACTCCAGGAGTATCTGTTGGGCTTGTCTGGACATCCTTTGGTGGAGAGGTTCAATTTGTTGAAGCCACAGCAATGATGGGCAAGGGTGATTTGCATCTTACTGGACAACTTGGTGATGTTATTAAAGAATCAGCACAAATAGCTCTTACATGG GTGAGGACAAGAGTAGCAGATCTTAAGCTGTCAGCAACTGGTGAAATTAATTTGCTCGAGAATCAAGATATTCATATACATTTTCCTGCTGGTGCTGTGCCGAAGGATGGACCATCAGCGGGAGTAACTTTAGTGACATCATTAGTATCACTGTTCAGTCAAAGAAAAGTTAGGGCAGATACTGCAATGACTGGGGAGATGACTCTCAGAGGCCTTGTATTGCCTGTCGGTGGTATCAAGGATAAG ATATTGGCGGCTCATCGATATGGCATCAAACGAGTTATATTGCCTGAACGAAATTTGAAGGACTTAACTGAAGTTCCATCAGCAGTTCTTGGTGGCATGGAG ATGCTACTTGTGAAGCGCATTGAGGATGTGCTGGAGCAAGCATTTGAAGGTGGATTTCCCTGGAAACAGCATTCCAAGTTATAG